Proteins encoded within one genomic window of Haematospirillum jordaniae:
- the aspS gene encoding aspartate--tRNA ligase, with protein MHAYRTHTCGDLRKEHVGQQVRLSGWVHRKRDHGNLLFVDLRDHYGITQCVTDVSSEIFRVLETLRPESVVTVTGAVVARSPETVNPRLTTGEIELRVSDIVVQSRADVLPMQVAGTEEFGEDTRLRYRYLDLRREKVHANMLLRSQVIAWLRQRMTADGFNEFQTPILTASSPEGARDFLVPSRLNPGRFYALPQAPQQFKQLLMVAGFDRYFQIAPCFRDEDSRADRSPGEFYQLDFEMSFVTQEDVFNAIEPVLHDLFVTFSGGKAVSPMPFERIPYDTAMLKYGSDKPDLRNPLLITDVTDAFRDSGFGIFARGVAAGSVVRAIPAPGAAARPRGWYDKLNEWAREEGQGGLGYVQFAADGPKGPIAKNLEADRLQSIKDACGLQDGDSVFFVCDKALGAAKFAGKVRERVCDDLSLREQGVFRFCWTVDFPMYERNEDTGQIEFSHNPFSMPQGGMNALETMDPLDIKAFQYDIVCNGIELSSGAIRNHLPEIMYKAFAIAGYGPDVVEEKFGGMLNAFKFGAPPHGGAAPGIDRMVMLLADEPNIREVILFPMNGQAQDLLMQAPSEVTEKQLRELHIRLQLPKKIEVQKGGAAPASAAGA; from the coding sequence ATGCACGCGTACCGTACCCATACCTGTGGCGATCTCCGCAAGGAGCATGTGGGCCAGCAGGTGCGGCTGTCCGGTTGGGTTCACCGCAAGCGTGACCACGGCAACCTGCTGTTTGTCGACTTGCGTGACCATTACGGAATCACCCAGTGTGTGACCGATGTGTCATCGGAGATTTTCCGGGTTCTTGAAACCCTGCGACCGGAAAGTGTTGTTACGGTTACCGGTGCGGTAGTCGCCCGTTCCCCGGAAACAGTCAATCCCCGTTTGACCACGGGCGAGATCGAGCTGCGGGTTTCCGACATTGTCGTGCAGTCGCGTGCGGATGTTCTGCCTATGCAGGTTGCCGGCACAGAAGAGTTTGGCGAGGATACCCGCCTGCGCTATCGCTACCTTGATCTGCGGCGCGAGAAAGTCCATGCCAACATGCTGTTGCGTTCGCAGGTAATCGCTTGGTTGCGCCAGCGCATGACAGCCGATGGTTTCAACGAGTTCCAGACCCCGATCCTGACGGCTTCCAGCCCCGAGGGGGCCCGTGACTTCTTGGTTCCCAGCCGTTTGAACCCGGGTCGATTCTATGCGTTGCCCCAGGCCCCGCAGCAGTTCAAGCAGCTGTTGATGGTCGCTGGCTTTGATCGCTATTTCCAGATTGCTCCCTGCTTCCGTGACGAAGACAGCCGTGCCGACCGTTCGCCGGGTGAGTTTTACCAGCTTGATTTTGAAATGAGCTTTGTCACCCAAGAGGATGTGTTCAACGCTATCGAGCCGGTCCTGCATGACCTGTTTGTGACGTTCTCTGGCGGCAAAGCGGTTTCGCCCATGCCGTTCGAGCGCATCCCCTATGATACCGCTATGCTGAAGTATGGGTCGGACAAGCCGGATCTTCGGAATCCGCTGCTGATTACCGATGTGACGGATGCCTTCCGCGATTCCGGTTTCGGGATTTTTGCCCGTGGCGTTGCGGCTGGCAGCGTGGTTCGTGCCATTCCGGCCCCCGGTGCAGCAGCCCGTCCGCGTGGGTGGTACGACAAGCTCAATGAATGGGCCCGTGAGGAAGGGCAGGGTGGTCTCGGTTATGTCCAGTTTGCCGCCGATGGCCCGAAAGGCCCGATTGCCAAGAATCTGGAAGCCGATCGCCTGCAGTCCATCAAGGATGCCTGTGGCCTTCAGGACGGAGATTCTGTGTTCTTTGTCTGTGACAAGGCACTGGGTGCTGCCAAGTTTGCCGGCAAGGTTCGGGAACGGGTCTGCGATGATCTGTCGCTGCGCGAACAGGGCGTTTTCCGGTTCTGCTGGACGGTTGACTTCCCGATGTACGAGCGCAACGAAGATACCGGCCAGATCGAATTCAGCCACAACCCCTTCTCCATGCCCCAAGGCGGCATGAATGCCTTGGAAACCATGGATCCGCTGGATATCAAGGCATTCCAGTATGACATCGTGTGCAACGGGATAGAGCTGTCTTCCGGCGCCATCCGGAACCACCTGCCAGAGATCATGTACAAGGCTTTTGCGATTGCCGGTTATGGCCCTGATGTGGTCGAAGAGAAGTTTGGCGGCATGTTGAATGCCTTCAAGTTCGGGGCCCCTCCGCATGGTGGTGCAGCGCCGGGTATCGACCGTATGGTGATGCTGCTGGCCGACGAACCCAATATTCGTGAGGTTATCCTGTTCCCGATGAACGGCCAGGCCCAGGATTTGTTGATGCAGGCGCCTTCGGAAGTGACCGAGAAGCAGCTGCGCGAGCTTCATATCCGCCTTCAGCTGCCGAAGAAAATAGAGGTTCAAAAAGGCGGTGCAGCCCCGGCCAGCGCTGCCGGTGCATAG
- a CDS encoding EipB family protein, whose product MYGRYLRIALMSCVVGPFLGAGFSVAVWSKPVVPSNGSSLVPHAAVYRMELHSARSSSGIVGASGTMRYTFEDGCTAWKVKTRTDLTLFQSQGDAVSSSWDFLSWESKDGQSYRFSVQNMRDGEVLDAYQGEARMPPAGVGSALFRIEGDQQDVVFDLSPGTLFPAAHTDLLFRQARNGGRFLARPVFDGSIIGPAFDLSAAVGNPFPDQASSVLPGNALLKGGGWPIVMAFFNPANGGGVPDFEVSLRYRNNGIAESLLQNFGTFSLRGTLVELHPPPAPDCAL is encoded by the coding sequence ATGTATGGGCGTTATCTGAGAATAGCTTTGATGTCTTGTGTTGTCGGGCCCTTCTTGGGTGCCGGCTTTTCTGTTGCAGTCTGGTCAAAGCCTGTTGTTCCATCGAATGGCTCCAGTCTTGTGCCCCATGCCGCCGTGTACCGGATGGAGCTGCACTCGGCCCGTTCTTCCTCGGGGATTGTCGGGGCTTCGGGGACCATGCGCTATACTTTTGAGGATGGCTGTACAGCATGGAAGGTCAAGACCCGCACGGATCTTACCCTGTTCCAGAGTCAGGGGGATGCGGTTTCGTCCAGCTGGGACTTTCTTTCGTGGGAATCCAAGGATGGTCAGTCCTACCGCTTTTCTGTCCAGAACATGCGGGATGGGGAGGTTCTTGATGCCTATCAAGGGGAAGCGCGTATGCCTCCTGCCGGGGTTGGCAGTGCCCTTTTCCGGATAGAGGGAGACCAGCAGGACGTTGTTTTTGATCTCTCCCCGGGTACGCTGTTTCCGGCAGCGCACACAGACCTTCTCTTCCGGCAGGCTCGTAATGGGGGGCGCTTTCTGGCCCGTCCTGTTTTTGATGGTTCCATCATCGGCCCTGCCTTTGATCTGTCGGCTGCTGTTGGCAACCCGTTTCCGGATCAGGCCTCTTCCGTTCTTCCCGGTAATGCCTTGCTGAAAGGTGGGGGGTGGCCGATTGTTATGGCATTTTTCAACCCAGCAAACGGTGGTGGTGTTCCTGATTTCGAGGTATCCCTGCGTTACCGGAATAATGGTATAGCCGAAAGCCTGCTGCAGAATTTTGGTACGTTCAGCCTGCGTGGTACGCTCGTCGAGCTCCATCCTCCCCCGGCGCCGGACTGTGCCCTATAG
- a CDS encoding ROK family protein: MPHPRIGISLGHNSFDVLALTTNDFVLTREQHPLTSPSYHDRLQAMASRVRMLDREYGKGSLGVAIPGSITPDSGHIRTSPVQDLIGHTMLVDLSAAIGRPVRIASDADCMALSETMDGASAGLYCCFHAILDQGVTGCLTIGNRILSGPNALGGEWSHNPIPWPREWKHADERPGPDCYCGLTGCTETFLSTHGLMDDHAKATGIAIPWPDIAASATAGDPDCLESMQRYADRLARALSIIVNLVDPDAIVLGGALSDIDWLYEKIPLLWSGWALSNTTRTRLCKAAHGTDSIVRGASLLWDCPDQVRPQPALLLHPAD; this comes from the coding sequence ATGCCTCATCCACGCATCGGCATCAGTCTTGGCCATAACAGCTTTGATGTTCTGGCTCTGACAACCAACGACTTTGTGCTGACGCGCGAACAGCACCCCCTGACATCGCCGTCTTACCACGACAGACTGCAAGCGATGGCCAGCCGGGTCAGAATGCTGGACCGTGAATATGGAAAGGGAAGCCTTGGCGTCGCCATCCCTGGCAGCATCACACCAGACAGCGGACATATCCGGACATCCCCTGTTCAGGACTTGATTGGCCACACGATGCTTGTTGACCTTTCCGCAGCGATTGGACGTCCGGTGCGCATTGCCAGCGATGCAGACTGCATGGCGCTATCAGAAACAATGGATGGTGCCAGCGCGGGCCTGTACTGCTGCTTCCATGCCATACTGGACCAAGGCGTAACCGGTTGCCTGACCATCGGAAACCGTATTCTGAGTGGCCCTAATGCCCTTGGGGGGGAATGGAGCCACAATCCTATTCCATGGCCACGGGAATGGAAACACGCCGATGAACGACCCGGCCCGGACTGTTACTGCGGACTGACAGGCTGCACAGAAACGTTTCTGTCAACGCACGGCCTTATGGATGACCATGCAAAGGCAACGGGAATAGCAATACCATGGCCTGATATTGCTGCATCGGCCACAGCCGGGGATCCTGACTGCCTGGAAAGCATGCAACGCTACGCAGACAGGCTGGCCCGGGCCCTGTCCATCATCGTCAATCTGGTTGACCCTGACGCCATCGTGCTGGGCGGCGCCCTGTCGGATATAGACTGGCTTTATGAAAAGATTCCCCTGCTGTGGTCCGGTTGGGCGTTGAGCAACACAACAAGAACCCGTTTATGCAAAGCTGCGCACGGGACCGACAGTATTGTACGGGGAGCATCACTGCTATGGGATTGCCCGGATCAGGTTCGCCCCCAACCGGCGCTGCTCCTACACCCGGCAGACTAA
- the sppA gene encoding signal peptide peptidase SppA, producing the protein MRIFGRALLWALALCGVVFVSLSVVLVLGVSRLGPSFSRSADLPSEMILSLSLDYPTPELPEVHLDHLFEPQVSLVDIVTVLDRAAADPRVKAVTARIGDAGRGIAEAQELRDAIERFRASGKPAFAFAETLGQSNGGGAEYLLASGFSEIWLQPSGTLGLTGFGVEVPFLKSALEKIGIEHEFASRWEYKTAMDSLVRDDMSEPHRASLRALLDSWQSQLLDAVVSGRGLERASVEVLAARPPLFASEAKDAGLVDTIGYLDEFMDAVHSAAGTDKEVSLDDYLAGAIAPPSPHASRIALIHGVGVIHAGASEDGTMSGAHSIGSDTVAGAIRSAVDDPDIKAIVLRINSPGGDAVASDTIWREVARAKEKGIPLVVSMGEYAASGGYFLSMPAHAIVANPGTITGSIGVFSGKTVVSGLWDKLGVSWARVETGSGALMLSPNRKFTPEERAWFDRSLDAVYTDFTGKLAQGRGLAPDQVDHVARGRVWSGHDAKAVGLVDALGGFGTAVRLAREAAGIPEDAEIELVPFPAPKTEWEQIMAVFGGLAHGMRQLSYLGTLEPLVKPFISGIERQRAIGRSPAVLMAPSSEGL; encoded by the coding sequence ATGCGTATTTTTGGTAGGGCGTTGTTGTGGGCATTGGCTCTGTGCGGCGTTGTTTTTGTCAGTTTATCGGTTGTTCTTGTGCTTGGTGTATCTCGTTTGGGGCCTTCTTTCTCCCGATCGGCTGATCTGCCTTCGGAGATGATTTTGTCCCTGTCTCTGGATTATCCAACGCCGGAATTGCCAGAGGTTCATCTTGATCATTTGTTCGAGCCGCAAGTCTCGCTGGTCGATATCGTCACGGTTCTGGATCGTGCGGCTGCGGACCCTAGGGTTAAGGCGGTGACGGCCCGTATTGGTGATGCCGGGCGTGGTATAGCGGAAGCGCAGGAACTACGCGACGCGATCGAACGCTTTCGTGCTTCGGGCAAACCGGCTTTTGCCTTTGCCGAGACACTTGGGCAATCCAATGGCGGTGGCGCAGAATACCTTCTGGCATCGGGTTTCTCGGAAATCTGGTTGCAGCCTTCAGGGACCTTGGGTTTGACAGGCTTTGGTGTCGAGGTACCTTTCCTGAAGTCTGCCTTGGAAAAAATCGGTATCGAGCATGAGTTTGCAAGCCGTTGGGAATATAAAACGGCGATGGACAGCTTGGTGCGCGATGACATGAGTGAGCCGCATCGGGCTTCACTGCGTGCCTTGCTTGATTCTTGGCAGTCCCAGTTGCTTGATGCGGTTGTTTCCGGGCGTGGCCTTGAACGGGCTTCTGTAGAGGTCTTGGCGGCTCGTCCTCCCTTGTTCGCCAGTGAAGCAAAGGATGCTGGTCTGGTTGATACCATCGGGTATCTGGATGAGTTTATGGATGCTGTACACAGCGCAGCAGGAACCGACAAGGAGGTATCATTGGATGATTACCTCGCTGGTGCAATAGCGCCTCCATCGCCGCATGCTTCGCGTATTGCCCTGATTCACGGGGTTGGTGTTATCCATGCCGGGGCAAGTGAAGATGGAACCATGTCCGGAGCGCACAGTATTGGTTCCGATACGGTTGCCGGTGCTATTCGCAGTGCAGTGGATGATCCGGATATTAAGGCCATTGTCCTGCGGATCAACAGCCCCGGGGGCGATGCTGTTGCCAGTGATACCATCTGGCGTGAGGTAGCTCGGGCCAAGGAGAAAGGCATCCCCCTGGTCGTGAGCATGGGCGAATATGCGGCTTCTGGTGGCTATTTCCTGTCCATGCCCGCGCATGCGATTGTTGCAAATCCGGGGACAATAACAGGCTCTATCGGCGTGTTTTCGGGCAAGACTGTGGTGTCTGGATTGTGGGACAAGCTGGGTGTTTCTTGGGCGCGGGTCGAGACAGGATCCGGGGCCCTGATGCTGAGTCCGAATCGCAAGTTTACGCCGGAAGAACGCGCTTGGTTCGATCGCTCTCTTGATGCCGTTTATACAGATTTTACCGGCAAGCTTGCTCAGGGGCGTGGTCTCGCTCCCGATCAGGTGGACCATGTGGCCCGTGGCCGGGTCTGGTCCGGCCATGATGCAAAAGCTGTCGGCTTGGTTGATGCCCTTGGTGGTTTTGGTACAGCCGTGCGCCTGGCGCGGGAGGCCGCTGGTATTCCCGAAGACGCAGAGATCGAGCTGGTTCCATTTCCGGCCCCGAAAACAGAGTGGGAGCAGATTATGGCTGTATTTGGGGGATTGGCGCATGGCATGCGACAGTTGAGCTATCTGGGGACCTTGGAACCGCTTGTGAAGCCGTTTATTTCCGGGATCGAACGTCAGCGTGCCATCGGGCGAAGCCCGGCTGTTCTAATGGCTCCTTCTTCTGAAGGATTGTAG
- a CDS encoding TlyA family RNA methyltransferase encodes MTKKTQDRSKKTTKERIDQMLVDRGLAESRTRAQSLVMSGLVLVDGHRVDKPGTRVALDQTIVLKGQDHPWVSRGGLKLDKGLEVFNIAVTGSTALDVGASTGGFSDVLLTRGASRVYAVDVGYGQLAHRLRTDPRVVVLERTNARYLTTDHIPEPVDLVVCDASFIGLRTVLETPLTFLKPGGYLVALIKPQFEVGKERLGKGGVVRDPALHQEVCDTMHTWLTAQPGWTVLGITESPIRGPEGNVEFLLGAQRLPT; translated from the coding sequence ATGACAAAGAAGACACAAGACCGTTCCAAAAAAACGACCAAGGAACGCATTGACCAGATGCTGGTGGACCGGGGCTTGGCTGAAAGCCGGACACGCGCCCAGTCCTTGGTGATGTCTGGCCTGGTTCTGGTTGATGGACACCGCGTTGACAAACCGGGAACCCGCGTTGCCCTGGACCAGACAATCGTCCTGAAAGGACAGGATCACCCCTGGGTCTCACGCGGGGGCTTGAAGCTGGACAAGGGGCTGGAGGTTTTCAACATTGCCGTTACCGGAAGCACGGCACTGGATGTCGGGGCCTCTACCGGCGGCTTCAGCGACGTTCTGCTGACCCGGGGGGCGTCACGGGTTTATGCGGTGGATGTAGGCTATGGACAGCTGGCCCATCGCCTGCGTACTGATCCACGCGTTGTGGTTCTGGAACGAACGAATGCCCGCTATCTGACGACAGACCATATCCCCGAACCCGTTGACTTAGTCGTCTGTGATGCCAGCTTCATTGGCCTGCGGACAGTTCTGGAAACACCTCTGACCTTCCTGAAGCCCGGGGGGTATCTGGTGGCGTTGATCAAGCCACAGTTTGAAGTCGGCAAAGAACGCCTAGGCAAAGGGGGGGTTGTCCGCGATCCCGCGCTTCACCAAGAGGTTTGTGATACCATGCATACATGGCTGACAGCGCAGCCCGGGTGGACCGTTCTGGGCATAACAGAAAGCCCCATCCGGGGACCGGAAGGAAATGTGGAGTTCCTTCTGGGAGCACAGCGGCTCCCGACCTGA
- a CDS encoding MarC family protein: MTILSVTITLFLLMDSPGNVPIFLSVLGRLEKTRRRRAILREITFALIALLLFLFFGRTLLSSLGISAPALSVAGGVVLFLVALRMIFPGQYGSLTEGTDPDPWLVPLAVPLAAGPSSMAYVMLIATQEPDRIGDWALAIVMACVLGGLTIYSGDLLRRWIKDRALNLIERLMGIILVVIAIQMLMNGIGQYVQTLSTAAP; the protein is encoded by the coding sequence ATGACGATTTTATCGGTCACAATCACCCTTTTTCTGCTTATGGACTCTCCGGGGAATGTCCCGATCTTTTTGTCTGTGCTGGGACGGCTGGAAAAAACCCGCCGCCGCCGCGCAATCCTGCGTGAAATTACATTTGCCCTGATCGCCCTTCTGCTGTTCCTGTTTTTTGGTCGAACCCTTCTGTCTTCTCTGGGGATCTCGGCACCTGCCCTGTCAGTAGCCGGAGGGGTTGTCCTGTTCCTGGTTGCCCTGCGCATGATTTTTCCCGGCCAGTACGGCAGCCTTACGGAAGGGACAGATCCAGACCCATGGCTGGTTCCTCTGGCCGTGCCCTTGGCTGCCGGTCCATCCAGCATGGCCTATGTCATGTTGATTGCCACACAGGAACCTGACCGGATCGGTGACTGGGCTCTTGCCATCGTCATGGCATGCGTGCTTGGCGGGTTAACAATTTACAGCGGCGATCTTCTGCGTCGTTGGATCAAGGATCGGGCCCTGAACCTGATCGAGCGCCTGATGGGCATTATTCTTGTTGTTATTGCCATCCAGATGCTGATGAACGGTATCGGCCAATATGTACAGACCCTGAGTACCGCAGCACCCTGA
- the dxs gene encoding 1-deoxy-D-xylulose-5-phosphate synthase: MPAKPDTPLLDTITYPADLRNLSIDQLGLLCEELRAELVDAVSTTGGHLGAGLGVVELTVALHHVFNTPKDRLIWDVGHQCYPHKILTGRRDRIRTLRQGGGLSGFTCRAESEYDPFGAGHSSTSISAGLGMAVASDLSGSGNHVVSVIGDGAMSAGMAYEAMNNAGAMNARLVVILNDNDMSIAPPVGAMSAYLSKLISSKPYVSLRSLAKGLIKRFPESLNRAARRAEEYARGMMTGGTLFEELGFYYVGPIDGHNLEHLVPVLRNVRDHGHGPVLVHVVTQKGKGYAPAEAASDKYHGVARFNVMTGAQEKSKPNAPSYTGVFARALTDAAGQDPRIVAITAAMPSGTGLDVFASSFPNRCFDVGIAEQHAVTFAAGLASEGYRPFAALYSTFLQRGYDQVVHDVALQNLPVRFAIDRAGLVGADGATHHGSFDLAYLGCLPNMTIMAPSDEAELVHAVATAAAHDSGPFAFRYPRGEGVGVPLPEKPQVLPIGKGRIVREGKGTALLALGTILHQCLEAADILGSHGLSPTVADARFAKPLDLALLQDLATRHTILLVVEDGATGGFSSWVMKALSDRGLLDGALKVRTLTLPDTFIEQDTPARQLKEAGLDAGCIAAKVMELLDSDTSVSIKPVSR; encoded by the coding sequence TTGCCGGCAAAACCCGACACCCCGCTTCTTGATACGATTACATATCCTGCAGACCTGCGGAATCTGTCAATCGATCAGCTTGGTCTTTTATGCGAGGAGCTGAGGGCAGAGCTTGTCGATGCCGTCTCGACAACTGGCGGGCACCTAGGTGCCGGGCTGGGTGTGGTCGAGCTGACTGTCGCCTTGCATCATGTCTTTAACACACCGAAAGATAGGCTGATCTGGGATGTTGGTCACCAGTGCTACCCACATAAGATCCTGACCGGGCGCCGTGACCGCATACGGACCCTCCGTCAGGGGGGAGGCCTTTCGGGCTTCACCTGCCGTGCGGAAAGTGAGTACGATCCCTTTGGGGCCGGACACAGCTCCACCTCCATTTCCGCTGGCCTGGGAATGGCCGTGGCCAGTGACCTGTCAGGCTCCGGGAACCATGTTGTTTCGGTCATTGGTGATGGCGCCATGAGTGCAGGCATGGCCTATGAAGCCATGAACAATGCCGGCGCCATGAACGCCCGGCTGGTTGTCATTCTCAACGACAACGATATGTCGATTGCCCCGCCTGTCGGGGCCATGAGTGCCTATCTGTCAAAGCTGATATCGTCCAAGCCCTATGTGTCCCTGCGCAGCCTAGCCAAGGGACTGATCAAGCGCTTCCCGGAATCGTTGAACCGCGCCGCACGCCGTGCGGAGGAGTATGCCCGTGGCATGATGACCGGGGGAACCCTGTTCGAGGAACTGGGCTTTTACTACGTCGGCCCCATTGACGGCCACAACCTAGAGCATCTTGTGCCGGTGCTGCGTAACGTCCGTGACCATGGTCACGGACCGGTTCTGGTTCATGTTGTGACCCAGAAAGGCAAAGGGTATGCCCCGGCCGAAGCGGCATCGGACAAATACCACGGCGTAGCACGCTTCAACGTCATGACCGGGGCACAGGAAAAAAGCAAGCCCAACGCCCCCAGCTATACCGGGGTCTTTGCCCGGGCCCTGACCGATGCAGCAGGACAGGATCCACGCATTGTCGCCATCACGGCAGCCATGCCCTCAGGAACGGGGCTGGATGTTTTTGCCTCGTCATTCCCGAATCGCTGCTTTGATGTTGGCATTGCCGAACAGCACGCCGTTACCTTTGCTGCCGGCCTGGCCTCCGAGGGGTACCGGCCCTTTGCTGCCCTGTATTCCACGTTCCTGCAACGGGGCTATGATCAGGTTGTGCACGATGTTGCCCTGCAAAATCTTCCCGTTCGCTTTGCCATCGACCGGGCTGGTCTGGTTGGCGCTGACGGGGCAACCCACCATGGTTCCTTTGACCTTGCCTATCTGGGCTGCCTGCCGAACATGACCATCATGGCCCCTTCGGATGAAGCCGAACTGGTGCATGCTGTAGCTACGGCCGCCGCCCACGACAGTGGCCCCTTTGCTTTCCGCTACCCCCGTGGTGAGGGTGTCGGTGTCCCCCTGCCCGAGAAACCGCAGGTCCTGCCGATTGGCAAGGGCCGAATCGTCCGGGAAGGCAAGGGAACGGCCCTGCTTGCCTTGGGTACCATCCTGCACCAGTGCCTGGAGGCTGCTGATATACTGGGCAGCCATGGCCTGTCACCAACCGTGGCGGATGCCCGCTTTGCCAAGCCCCTTGACCTTGCGCTGCTGCAAGACCTGGCAACACGCCACACCATCCTTCTTGTTGTCGAGGATGGAGCAACCGGCGGATTCTCGTCTTGGGTCATGAAGGCTCTGTCAGACCGCGGGCTTCTGGACGGCGCCCTGAAGGTACGAACGCTGACCCTGCCCGATACCTTTATCGAACAGGACACACCCGCTAGGCAGTTGAAAGAAGCAGGTCTTGATGCCGGATGCATTGCCGCAAAGGTCATGGAGCTGCTGGACAGCGACACCAGTGTTTCTATAAAGCCTGTATCACGCTGA
- a CDS encoding polyprenyl synthetase family protein, protein MPGMSLALQAALKEKTAAVETMLARLIPEIPEAEGRVFEAMRYSTLAGGKRLRPFLVLATADMFNVSETAALRTASAVEMVHCYSLVHDDLPAMDDDSMRRGKPACHRQFDEATAILAGDALLTRAFEVLAAPSTHADPAVRCTLVSELAKAAGPHGMVGGQMVDLLAERKGRDHLGLDVSAITRMHQMKTGRIIGFSCMAGAILGKAPPQIRHALQAYAHDLGLAFQIVDDLLDVEGDPARMGKTQGKDAAAGKATFVTLLGLERAKEQARALGEQAISHLKVFDEEASLLRDVVGYVLERQS, encoded by the coding sequence ATGCCCGGCATGAGCCTAGCCCTGCAGGCTGCCCTGAAAGAAAAAACAGCTGCGGTCGAAACAATGCTCGCCCGTCTGATACCGGAGATACCGGAAGCAGAGGGACGGGTCTTTGAAGCCATGCGCTATTCAACGCTGGCTGGCGGCAAACGGCTGCGTCCGTTCCTAGTCCTAGCAACAGCCGACATGTTCAATGTCAGCGAAACCGCGGCCTTGCGCACCGCATCTGCAGTGGAGATGGTCCACTGCTATTCCCTTGTCCACGATGATTTGCCGGCCATGGACGACGACAGCATGCGCCGGGGAAAACCGGCCTGCCACCGCCAGTTTGATGAAGCAACAGCCATCTTGGCCGGTGATGCCCTGCTGACCCGTGCGTTCGAAGTTCTTGCTGCCCCGTCAACCCATGCTGATCCCGCCGTACGCTGCACTCTAGTCAGTGAACTGGCCAAGGCTGCGGGACCCCATGGCATGGTTGGCGGGCAGATGGTTGACCTTCTGGCCGAACGGAAAGGGCGGGATCATCTCGGGCTTGATGTTTCCGCCATCACCCGCATGCACCAGATGAAGACCGGCCGCATTATCGGCTTCTCGTGCATGGCTGGGGCTATCCTTGGAAAAGCACCGCCACAGATCCGCCACGCGCTACAGGCTTATGCCCACGACCTAGGGCTGGCCTTCCAGATCGTCGACGACCTTCTCGACGTAGAGGGTGATCCAGCCCGCATGGGTAAAACCCAAGGAAAGGATGCCGCCGCCGGGAAGGCAACCTTTGTCACCCTGCTCGGCCTGGAGAGAGCCAAGGAACAGGCCCGGGCCCTTGGCGAACAAGCCATTTCCCACCTTAAAGTCTTTGACGAAGAAGCATCTTTGCTGCGCGATGTTGTAGGATATGTCCTTGAGCGCCAGAGCTGA
- a CDS encoding exodeoxyribonuclease VII small subunit — MTTATLPPDIAGLSFEDALRELEQIVQQLERGQVRLDEAVGAYERGTLLKFHCEKRLADATARVEKIALAADGTASSTTPLDPA; from the coding sequence ATGACAACCGCCACCCTGCCCCCGGATATTGCCGGACTCAGCTTCGAGGATGCCCTGCGCGAACTGGAGCAGATTGTCCAGCAGCTTGAGCGTGGTCAGGTCCGACTCGACGAGGCTGTCGGGGCCTATGAACGCGGGACCCTTCTCAAGTTCCACTGTGAAAAGCGACTGGCGGATGCAACAGCCAGGGTGGAAAAAATTGCTCTTGCTGCCGACGGAACAGCCAGCAGCACAACCCCCCTTGATCCAGCCTGA
- a CDS encoding DUF1178 family protein, with amino-acid sequence MILYDFACAGGHTFESWFASSAACDRMIEKQAVLCPVCGSGQVKKALSVPKIAKKRDGCGVGDERDTPPVSARDTSSDATPGGVPSLRSEHDVRLREAIGMVRRVIEEKCDYVGQGFAEEARKIHYGEVEPRPVYGEASPQECDSLREEGIEFASLPWLVENA; translated from the coding sequence ATGATCCTTTATGACTTTGCCTGTGCCGGTGGGCACACTTTTGAAAGCTGGTTTGCCAGCAGTGCGGCCTGTGATCGTATGATTGAAAAGCAGGCTGTGCTGTGTCCTGTCTGTGGCAGCGGCCAGGTTAAGAAAGCGCTTTCTGTTCCCAAGATTGCTAAAAAACGCGACGGGTGTGGCGTCGGTGATGAGCGGGATACGCCCCCTGTCTCAGCACGGGATACGTCTTCTGATGCAACACCGGGCGGGGTGCCTAGTCTGCGCAGCGAGCATGATGTCCGTCTGCGTGAGGCGATTGGCATGGTGCGACGTGTCATTGAGGAAAAGTGTGATTATGTGGGGCAGGGCTTTGCTGAAGAGGCCCGGAAGATCCACTATGGCGAGGTTGAGCCGCGTCCGGTTTATGGAGAGGCCTCACCGCAGGAATGTGATTCCTTGCGGGAAGAGGGGATAGAGTTTGCTTCACTGCCTTGGTTGGTAGAAAATGCTTGA